One Catenulispora sp. EB89 DNA window includes the following coding sequences:
- a CDS encoding Glu/Leu/Phe/Val dehydrogenase dimerization domain-containing protein, producing MHSSVLGPSAGGCRIWRYSRWQDGLEDALRLSAAMTAKFAAAGLARGGGKTVVAMPEGYELTPERKRGILHDVGDAVESLGGRYATAPDVGTSPQDMVVIGERTGHVFCKPAEYGGSGGSSLATAEGSVAALRAVAVRLNGGGGGGGGNGSSRELDDLSGLRVAVVGLGSVGARITALLSEAGADLVLSDIDASKKDLADGLGAQWHGDPHQALTADVDILVPAALGGVLTGEIVPDLRCRAIVGPANNQLAVPDVVDALHKRGIAWVPDYIASAGGVIHAITVELDKRSEDEAQQRVRGIEDTVAELLQSADTRGVTLAVVAEELVRSRLGAAADR from the coding sequence ATGCACTCCTCGGTGCTCGGGCCGTCGGCCGGGGGGTGTCGGATCTGGCGGTATTCGCGGTGGCAGGACGGGTTGGAGGATGCGCTGCGGTTGTCGGCGGCGATGACGGCCAAGTTCGCGGCGGCGGGGTTGGCGCGGGGCGGTGGCAAGACGGTGGTGGCGATGCCGGAGGGGTACGAGCTCACGCCCGAGCGCAAGCGCGGGATCCTGCACGATGTCGGCGACGCCGTCGAATCGCTCGGCGGACGGTATGCGACCGCGCCTGACGTCGGTACGTCGCCGCAGGACATGGTGGTGATCGGGGAGCGGACCGGCCACGTGTTCTGTAAGCCGGCTGAGTACGGTGGCAGTGGGGGTTCCTCGCTGGCCACGGCGGAGGGGAGCGTCGCGGCGTTGCGGGCGGTCGCGGTGCGGTTGAACGGTGGCGGTGGCGGTGGCGGTGGCAACGGTTCGTCGCGTGAGCTGGACGATTTGAGCGGCCTGCGCGTGGCGGTTGTCGGGCTCGGCAGCGTCGGCGCACGTATCACGGCCCTGCTTTCCGAAGCCGGTGCCGATCTCGTGCTCAGCGACATCGACGCGAGCAAGAAAGACCTCGCAGATGGCCTCGGCGCACAATGGCACGGCGATCCGCACCAGGCGCTGACCGCGGACGTCGACATCCTCGTCCCGGCCGCGCTCGGCGGCGTGCTCACCGGGGAGATCGTCCCCGACCTGCGGTGTCGGGCGATCGTGGGACCGGCCAACAACCAGCTCGCCGTTCCGGATGTCGTTGACGCGCTGCACAAACGCGGCATCGCCTGGGTCCCGGACTACATCGCGAGCGCCGGAGGCGTGATCCACGCGATCACCGTGGAGTTGGACAAGCGCTCCGAAGACGAGGCGCAGCAACGGGTTCGCGGTATCGAGGACACCGTCGCCGAGCTGCTGCAGAGTGCTGATACGCGGGGTGTGACGCTCGCGGTGGTCGCGGAAGAATTGGTGCGCTCCCGGCTCGGTGCCGCTGCGGACCGCTGA
- a CDS encoding Lrp/AsnC family transcriptional regulator: MDHLDAEIVRLLQADARRSNRELARTLGVAPSTCLERVRSLTRRGVIRGYHAEIDTAALNRGVQALVAVQIRPLSRSVIDAFSDFASGLPEVLSTFVLSGGDDFVLHVGVPDLDRLHVFLTDRIAKRREVTGFRTSVIFKQVHQAVPERLPD, encoded by the coding sequence ATGGATCACCTCGACGCGGAGATCGTCCGCCTCCTGCAAGCCGATGCCCGCCGGTCGAATCGCGAACTGGCCCGTACGCTCGGTGTCGCGCCCTCGACCTGCCTGGAGCGCGTCAGATCCCTGACGCGCCGGGGCGTGATCCGCGGCTACCACGCCGAGATCGACACCGCGGCCCTCAACCGGGGGGTGCAGGCGCTGGTCGCGGTGCAGATCAGGCCGCTGAGTCGGAGCGTGATCGACGCCTTCTCCGACTTCGCCTCGGGGTTGCCGGAGGTGCTCAGTACGTTCGTGCTGTCCGGCGGGGACGACTTCGTGCTGCACGTCGGTGTGCCCGACCTGGATCGGCTGCATGTGTTCCTGACCGACCGGATCGCCAAGCGGCGTGAGGTCACCGGGTTCCGGACGTCGGTGATCTTCAAGCAGGTGCATCAGGCGGTGCCGGAGCGGTTGCCGGACTGA
- a CDS encoding DUF4436 family protein, with the protein MTSTSPTKSGRNRVPAAIAALALLTAAYAYVIVGFVHSGGARRETFAPVGGAGADGGLTLQATMLTVDPVMNSYKMRLNFTPTGSWAGPEHNELAKPLSVLVDDVGGAKKQQYTAGQVIPTSDATLDAVGETDTYPVDRHSFTLDLHVRDQNGAPVPVRTDWVSSSDDWALTPAVSPDAAPGDVILDVNARRSSSVLIMAFGLMTVLGLLVVVNVAMVVRAIRLRKVEFTTLAALAATLFAIPGIRNGMPNTPPVGTLADFLVFFWALMIIGLCLVAAALSWLRNSVREPKTG; encoded by the coding sequence ACGCCTACGTCATCGTCGGCTTCGTGCACTCCGGCGGCGCGCGCCGGGAGACCTTCGCCCCGGTCGGCGGCGCCGGTGCCGACGGCGGCCTGACCCTGCAGGCGACGATGCTGACGGTCGACCCGGTCATGAACTCCTACAAGATGCGGCTGAACTTCACCCCGACCGGCTCCTGGGCCGGCCCCGAGCACAACGAGCTGGCCAAGCCACTGTCCGTACTCGTCGACGACGTCGGCGGCGCGAAGAAGCAGCAGTACACCGCGGGCCAGGTGATCCCGACGTCCGACGCCACCCTGGACGCCGTCGGCGAGACCGACACCTACCCGGTCGACCGCCACTCCTTCACCCTGGACCTGCACGTCCGCGATCAGAACGGCGCCCCGGTCCCGGTACGGACGGACTGGGTCTCCTCCTCCGACGACTGGGCCCTGACCCCGGCCGTCTCCCCCGACGCGGCACCCGGCGACGTGATCCTGGACGTCAACGCGCGCCGCTCCAGCTCGGTACTGATCATGGCTTTCGGCCTGATGACCGTGCTGGGCCTGCTGGTGGTGGTGAACGTCGCGATGGTCGTGCGCGCGATCCGGCTGCGAAAGGTGGAGTTCACGACGCTGGCGGCACTGGCCGCGACACTGTTCGCGATCCCCGGCATCCGCAACGGCATGCCCAACACACCGCCGGTCGGGACGCTGGCCGACTTCCTGGTGTTCTTCTGGGCGTTGATGATCATCGGGCTGTGCCTGGTGGCCGCGGCACTGTCCTGGCTGCGCAACTCGGTGCGGGAGCCGAAGACGGGGTGA